The proteins below are encoded in one region of Cucurbita pepo subsp. pepo cultivar mu-cu-16 chromosome LG10, ASM280686v2, whole genome shotgun sequence:
- the LOC111804252 gene encoding uncharacterized protein LOC111804252 → MGNSNCLFVDQKPIRIMKTDGKILEYKSPTRVFQVLSDFSGHQISDAVPVSQHLHPTAKLLAGHLYFLIPTEAAEKKPKKKTVRFAESEKEESGGDGGGENGGGTGRVVRIKLVMTKKELQEMVERGGISGDEMICKIKSGSGEISCTELEEDEEQRWKPALQTIPESEVAC, encoded by the coding sequence ATGGGCAATTCCAACTGTTTGTTCGTCGACCAAAAACCCATCAGAATCATGAAGACCGACGGCAAGATCCTCGAATACAAATCCCCAACCAGAGTCTTCCAAGTCCTCTCCGATTTCTCCGGCCACCAAATCTCCGACGCCGTTCCAGTTTCCCAGCATCTCCACCCAACAGCCAAGCTCCTCGCTGGGCACCTCTACTTTCTGATCCCCACCGAGGCGGCGGAGAAAAAGCCAAAGAAGAAGACGGTTCGGTTCGCGGAAtcggagaaggaagaaagcGGCGGTGATGGGGGCGGCGAGAACGGCGGGGGGACGGGGCGGGTGGTTAGAATAAAGTTGGTTATGACGAAGAAGGAGCTGCAGGAGATGGTGGAAAGAGGGGGGATTTCGGGagatgaaatgatatgtaagATAAAAAGTGGAAGTGGGGAAATTAGTTGCACAGAATTGGAGGAAGATGAGGAACAGAGATGGAAGCCTGCTCTTCAAACCATACCGGAAAGTGAAGTTGCTTGCTAG
- the LOC111803107 gene encoding pentatricopeptide repeat-containing protein At2g36240 produces the protein MKKLPPILRKLQTPKPAPPPPLPDAILPPSPRTLLAPLPNFALSAPHHYAQLLHFLKTHLTLPFTPNNLLHFLKSKLHFHPKFTHYDFHIFNWASSIDSFRHDHSTFAWMARTLAATDRFAELKSLLQFLASSPCPCSDGIFSCPQTESIFQFAITAYCRAAKFDEAVFAFDSMKKLIDGKPSVVIYNILINGFVKSGRFNKALGFYDRMLSDRVKPDLYTFNILISGYCRNSQFALALELFKEMREKGCCPNVVSFNTLIKGFFRERKFDDGIAMAYEMIELGCKFSSVTCEIVMDGLCREGRVHEACEILIDFSRKRVLPKDYDYFGVIEKLCGKGNAGKAMEVVEELWREGNVPSFIASTTLIDGLRKEGRVNDAMNLTERVLKEAMVPDSVTLNSLLQELCNARRTVEANRLRLLASSKGFEPDSKTYYILISGYTMEGNKVEGQRVVDEMLDKELIPDIATYNRLMDRLSNAYEKRSLLSRYPSSSKLVTST, from the coding sequence ATGAAGAAGCTCCCACCCATCCTGAGAAAGCTTCAAACCCCTAAACCAGCTCCCCCGCCGCCATTGCCCGACGCGATTTTGCCCCCTTCTCCTCGAACCCTTCTCGCTCCTCTTCCTAATTTCGCTCTCTCCGCTCCCCACCATTACGCGCAACTCCTCCATTTCCTGAAGACCCACCTCACGCTTCCCTTCACCCCGAACAATCTCCTCCATTTCCTCAAATCCAAGCTTCATTTTCATCCCAAATTCACCCACTACGACTTCCATATATTCAATTGGGCTTCATCCATTGATTCCTTCCGCCATGATCACTCTACCTTCGCCTGGATGGCCAGAACTCTTGCGGCCACGGATCGTTTCGCTGAGCTCAAGTCGCTTCTTCAGTTCTTAGCTTCCTCTCCTTGCCCCTGCTCTGATGGTATTTTCTCTTGCCCTCAAACGGAatccatttttcaatttgCCATTACTGCCTATTGTAGAGCTGCGAAATTTGATGAGGctgtttttgcttttgattcCATGAAAAAATTGATTGATGGGAAGCCTAGTGTTGTGatctataatattttgattaatgGGTTTGTGAAATCTGGTAGATTTAACAAGGCTTTGGGGTTTTATGATAGGATGCTTAGTGATCGGGTTAAGCCTGATTTGTACACTTTTAACATTTTGATTAGTGGGTATTGTCGCAATTCACAATTTGCACTGGCTTTAGAGTTATTTAAGGAGATGAGGGAAAAGGGTTGTTGCCCAAATGTGGTGAGTTTCAATACTCTGATTAAAGGGTTCTTCAGGGAGAGAAAGTTTGATGATGGGATTGCCATGGCTTATGAAATGATTGAACTGGGATGCAAATTCTCAAGTGTTACTTGTGAAATTGTAATGGATGGGCTGTGTAGAGAAGGCAGGGTTCATGAAGCATGTGAAATTTTGATCGATTTTTCGAGGAAGCGAGTTTTGCCGAAGGATTATGATTACTTTGGAGTTATTGAGAAGCTTTGTGGGAAAGGGAATGCAGGGAAAGCCATGGAAGTTGTGGAGGAGCTTTGGAGGGAAGGAAATGTTCCCAGCTTCATTGCTTCCACCACTTTGATTGATGGACTGAGGAAAGAAGGAAGAGTGAATGATGCAATGAATTTAACAGAGAGGGTCCTTAAAGAAGCAATGGTTCCTGATAGTGTGACTTTGAACTCTCTTCTCCAAGAGCTTTGCAATGCGAGGAGAACAGTGGAAGCTAATAGGTTGAGGTTATTGGCTTCAAGCAAGGGATTTGAACCAGACAGCAAAACGTACTACATTTTGATTTCTGGTTACACCATGGAAGGCAACAAGGTGGAAGGGCAAAGGGTTGTGGATGAGATGTTGGATAAGGAGCTTATACCTGATATTGCTACGTATAATAGATTAATGGATCGGTTGTCGAATGCGTATGAGAAAAGATCTTTACTGTCACGATATCCATCAAGTTCTAAGCTCGTAACGTCAACGTAA
- the LOC111804512 gene encoding 1-(5-phosphoribosyl)-5-[(5-phosphoribosylamino)methylideneamino] imidazole-4-carboxamide isomerase, chloroplastic — protein MRFQSLCSTRSSSVCAFLGVSSSSNYGAMKLGIIRATTSLSFRSSRMTVCAVSFRPCIDIHKGKVKQIVGSTLRDSEQEGSTLLTNFESDKSAAEYANLYKQDGLTGGHAIMLGADPFSIAAAIEALHAYPGGLQVGGGINSENASRYIEEGASHVIVTSYVFNNGQMDLTRLKDLVRIVGKQRLVLDLSCRKKEGKYAIVTDRWQKFSDVFLDEEVLAFLADYADEFLVHGVDVEGKKLGIDEELVTLLGKYSLIPVTYAGGVTTMADLERIKDAGKGRVDVTVGSALDIFGGNMAYKDVVAWHAKQKVPTV, from the exons ATGAGGTTCCAAAGCCTTTGTTCTACAAGAAGTTCCAGTGTCTGTGCGTTTCTCGGAGTTTCGAGCTCTTCTAATTATGGAGCTATGAAGCTTGGAATCATTAGAGCGACGACTTCATTATCTTTCA GATCCTCAAGAATGACTGTTTGCGCGGTTAGTTTCCGCCCTTGTATTGATATTCACAAG GGGAAAGTGAAACAAATTGTTGGATCAACTCTCCGAGATTCAGAGCAGGAGGGATCAACTCTTCTCACCAATTTTGAGTCAGATAAATCAGCTGCAGAGTATGCAAACTTGTATAAACAAGATGGGCTTACAGGTGGTCATGCCATCATGCTTGGAGCAGATCCTTTTAGCATAGCTGCGGCCATCGAAGCATTGCATGCCTATCCTG GTGGCTTACAAGTTGGGGGTGGGATAAATTCAGAAAATGCTTCTCGTTATATCGAAGAAGGAGCTAGCCATGTCATTGTTACTTCA TATGTGTTCAATAATGGACAAATGGATCTTACAAGGCTTAAAGATCTTGTTCGTATTGTTGGGAAGCAAAGGCTTGTGCTGGATCTTAGTTGTAGGAAAAAg GAAGGTAAATACGCAATCGTGACTGATAGATGGCAGAAGTTCAGCGATGTATTTCTCGATGAGGAAGTACTGGCTTTTCTGGCTGACTATGCAGATGAGTTTTTGGTCCATGGTGTCGATGTCGAAGGGAAAAA ACTTGGCATTGATGAAGAGCTAGTGACATTGCTTGGCAAGTATTCATTG ATTCCTGTCACATATGCAGGTGGGGTCACAACAATGGCCGACTTAGAAAGGATAAAAGATGCGGGCAAGGGGCGTGTGGATGTTACCGTGGGAAGTGCTTTGGATATTTTTGGGGGAAATATGGCATACAAGGATGTTGTTGCATGGCATGCCAAGCAAAAGGTACCAACAGTTTAG
- the LOC111803133 gene encoding cytochrome b-c1 complex subunit 9-like yields the protein MDHAARRSGGGLLEGLYRVIMRRNSVYVTFIIAGAFAGERAVDYGVHKLWEYNNVGKRYDDISVLGQRQSEE from the exons ATGGATCATGCTGCGCGTAGGAGTGGAGGAGGCCTCCTTGAAGGGCTTTACAGAGTAATTATGCGCCGGAATTCCGTTTATGTCACCTTCATTATCGCCGGCGCTTTCGCTGGAGAGCGG GCTGTGGATTATGGAGTTCACAAGCTCTGGGAATACAACAATGTTGGG AAACGGTACGACGACATTTCGGTTTTGGGGCAAAGACAATCAGAAGAATGA
- the LOC111803134 gene encoding uncharacterized protein LOC111803134: MPLEEEPDRPEVPPDFPPESFWLSKDAEFDWFDRNAFLERKESTKASSNSTNLNPNLHPQSNSNSQRFSLNLKSKASIIGLPKPQNTTYVDAKNRRNCKSGNIRLFPKRSGSGGKSVSSMIEPSSPKVSCMGRVRSKRDRNRQKTNNHHHSSEAEIATNAKEKKPVEKQRKGFFASFRAVFRNGRRRQPVIEPTASSLTNSPPEQDITAPPSTSNPPPRDETEPPSLGGLERFTSSRRSSSWSVSEGGKDVE; this comes from the coding sequence ATGCCATTGGAGGAGGAGCCGGATCGGCCAGAAGTTCCTCCTGACTTCCCACCGGAATCTTTCTGGCTCTCCAAGGATGCGGAGTTCGACTGGTTCGATCGAAATGCCTTCTTGGAGCGGAAAGAATCCACTAAGGCCAGTTCTAATTCCACGAATTTGAATCCTAATTTACATCCGCAATCTAATTCGAATTCGCAGCGATTTTCGTTGAATTTGAAGTCGAAGGCCTCGATTATTGGATTGCCGAAGCCTCAGAACACTACCTATGTCGATGCGAAGAATCGACGAAATTGCAAGTCCGGAAACATACGGTTGTTTCCGAAACGGTCAGGATCCGGTGGAAAATCGGTTTCGTCGATGATCGAGCCTTCTTCTCCCAAGGTATCGTGTATGGGGAGAGTGAGATCGAAGAGGGACCGAAATCGGCAAAAGACTAATAATCACCATCACTCATCAGAAGCAGAAATAGCAACAAACGCAAAGGAGAAGAAACCAGTCGAGAAACAGAGGAAAGGATTCTTCGCGAGTTTCCGCGCTGTTTTCCGGAACGGTAGAAGAAGGCAACCAGTCATCGAGCCGACTGCATCTTCCCTCACTAACTCGCCTCCCGAACAGGACATCACAGCACCTCCTTCCACCTCTAATCCTCCGCCGCGCGACGAAACCGAACCGCCGTCCTTGGGCGGTTTGGAGCGATTCACATCGAGTAGAAGATCCAGTTCGTGGAGCGTAAGCGAGGGCGGTAAAGACGTGGAGTAG